In one Babylonia areolata isolate BAREFJ2019XMU chromosome 14, ASM4173473v1, whole genome shotgun sequence genomic region, the following are encoded:
- the LOC143289745 gene encoding uncharacterized protein LOC143289745, with protein MTMASGRSGQLVLTGAKAKVKDDAFLKTPRASRHAHADPAYFLQRRFHDTALVVFRQHVRRLKEASPGHYTPLPTTTTPTLHLIPGQTVPPGARVKKTPPPHGDPSFSSSAVGSSAERKASGESAHLPVYPSSQPRNSDRKYAAAADDDDDDYHSDSSAGPAPGVSGSAAAAEANGVSWQQEFLAKEEGELLCSTEDLAAGSGDAADPAVSLSDSSSVASSAPDSDLVEEEEEEEGGKGVVPDAGTESSLAGRLPVQERSVGSDRNRPPARSAAAAAAAERSVTSNGHGQGQGQGQGRGGGRGEGGEEEGSTPHARSSPASAKPAPSAHRDRRSIQEVPPPSSPSSSQGEPRPAGTGRGPPPAGLEAQPCGHPQPALARNPSPLSSSEGVDDACDSSEEGEIQITRL; from the coding sequence GCCTCAGGGCGGAGCGGGCAGCTGGTCCTGACGGGAGCCAAGGCCAAGGTCAAGGACGACGCCTTCCTGAAGACCCCACGCGCCAGCCGGCACGCCCACGCCGACCCGGCCTACTTCCTGCAGCGGCGCTTCCACGACACGGCCCTCGTGGTCTTCCGGCAGCACGTGAGGCGGCTGAAGGAGGCCAGCCCCGGCcactacacacccctccccaccaccaccaccccgaccctccACCTCATCCCGGGCCAGACGGTGCCGCCCGGAGCCCGGGTGAAGAAGACCCCGCCGCCCCACGGcgacccttctttttcttcttctgcggtgGGTTCTTCGGCTGAGCGCAAAGCTTCGGGAGAATCCGCTCACCTCCCTGTCTATCCATCTTCTCAGCCGAGGAACTCCGACAGGAAATACGCTGCCgctgccgacgacgacgacgacgactaccacTCGGACTCTTCCGCGGGCCCGGCCCCAGGAGTCAGTGGCAGCGCGGCAGCGGCTGAGGCCAACGGCGTGTCCTGGCAGCAGGAGTTTTTAGCTAAGGAGGAAGGGGAGCTGCTGTGCTCCACGGAGGACCTTGCCGCCGGCTCGGGCGACGCTGCCGATCCCGCCGTCTCGCTCTCGGACAGCTCCAGCGTCGCCTCTTCGGCGCCCGACAGCGActtggtagaggaggaggaggaggaggaggggggcaaagGTGTTGTTCCTGACGCGGGGACGGAGTCTTCACTCGCCGGAAGGCTTCCCGTGCAAGAGCGGAGCGTGGGGAGCGACAGGAACAGACCCCCCGCGCGctccgccgctgctgctgctgctgcggagAGAAGCGTGACGTCAAACGGTCacggtcaaggtcagggtcagggtcagggtcgtggtggtggaagaggagaaggaggggaggaagaaggttcGACACCCCACGCCCGCTCATCCCCGGCGTCCGCCAAGCCTGCCCCCTCCGCCCACAGGGACCGCCGCTCCATCCAGGAGGTGCCGCCGCCTTCCTCGCCCTCTTCCTCGCAGGGTGAACCTCGTCCGGCGGGCACGGGCCGCGGACCGCCCCCAGCGGGACTTGAAGCCCAGCCCTGCGGCCATCCCCAGCCCGCCTTGGCCCGGAACCCCTCCCCGCTGAGCAGCTCTGAGGGCGTAGACGACGCttgtgacagcagtgaggagggg